A single window of Ferrimonas balearica DSM 9799 DNA harbors:
- the prpB gene encoding methylisocitrate lyase, translating to MTPGQKFRHAVATAKPLQIVGTVNAYFALMAERVGHQALYLSGAGVANASYGLPDLGMTSMNDVLIDASRITSATDLPLLVDIDTGWGGAFNIARTIKEFEKARVAAVHMEDQVAQKRCGHRPNKAVVSIDEMCDRIKAAVDARTDESFVIMARTDAVAVEGLESGIERAQAYLEAGADMIFAEALTELDQYRQFKAQVKAPILANMTEFGKTELFDKADLYDAGADMVLYPLGAFRAANAAALKVFEALMQDGHQRSQVAAMQTRAELYDFLGYHSYEDKLDTLFKEGK from the coding sequence ATGACCCCAGGACAGAAATTTCGCCACGCCGTCGCCACCGCCAAGCCGTTGCAGATCGTCGGTACCGTTAACGCTTACTTTGCCCTGATGGCGGAGCGGGTTGGCCATCAGGCGCTGTACCTCTCCGGGGCCGGTGTTGCCAACGCCTCCTACGGCCTGCCGGATCTGGGCATGACCTCCATGAATGACGTGCTGATCGACGCCAGCCGCATCACCTCCGCCACCGATCTGCCGCTGCTGGTCGACATCGACACCGGCTGGGGCGGCGCTTTCAACATCGCCCGCACCATCAAAGAGTTCGAGAAAGCCCGTGTCGCCGCCGTGCATATGGAAGACCAGGTCGCCCAGAAGCGCTGCGGTCACCGCCCCAACAAGGCGGTGGTCAGCATCGACGAGATGTGTGACCGCATCAAAGCCGCCGTGGACGCCCGTACTGACGAAAGCTTCGTCATCATGGCCCGCACCGATGCGGTGGCGGTTGAGGGATTGGAGTCCGGCATTGAGCGCGCCCAGGCCTATCTGGAAGCCGGTGCCGACATGATCTTTGCCGAAGCGCTGACCGAACTGGACCAATACCGCCAGTTCAAGGCCCAGGTAAAAGCCCCGATCCTGGCCAACATGACCGAATTTGGTAAGACCGAGCTGTTCGACAAGGCCGACCTGTATGACGCCGGTGCCGACATGGTGCTCTACCCGCTGGGCGCCTTCCGGGCCGCCAACGCTGCCGCCCTCAAGGTGTTCGAGGCCCTGATGCAGGACGGTCACCAGCGCAGTCAGGTCGCGGCGATGCAGACCCGCGCGGAGCTGTACGACTTCCTCGGCTACCACAGCTACGAGGACAAGCTGGACACCCTCTTCAAAGAAGGCAAGTGA